One Bifidobacterium angulatum DSM 20098 = JCM 7096 DNA window includes the following coding sequences:
- the uvrB gene encoding excinuclease ABC subunit UvrB translates to MGFNIERTNKPFVVKSPYKPSGDQPKAIEELATRIENGENDVVLMGATGTGKTATTAWLIERLQRPTLIIEPNKTLAAQLCAEFRELMPDNAVSYFVSYYDYYQPEAYIPQTDTYIEKDSNINDDVERLRHAATANLLTRRDCVVVATVSCIYGLGTPEEYAGRMLFLHEGDQIERDDLLRTFVDMQYKRNDIAFTRGIFRVRGDTVEIIPVYEELAIRIEFFGDEIDRISTLHPLTGDVIAHESEVHIFPASHYVAGPERMARALKSIRAELDDRVAELKKQGKDLEAQRLSMRTTYDLEMLTQVGVCSGVENYSRHFDGRAPGTPPHTLLDFFPDDFLLVIDESHVTVPQIGAMYEGDASRKRTLVEHGFRLPSAMDNRPLKWPEFQRRIGQTVYLSATPGDYELGLSDGVVEQIIRPTGLVDPKIEVRPIEGQIDDLLGEIKARVARNERALVTTLTKKMAEDLTDYLLEHGIKVEYLHSDVDTLRRVELLRMLREGKIDVIVGINLLREGLDLPEVSLVAILDADKEGFLRSYRSLIQTIGRAARNVDGTVLMYADNITEAMHEAIDETNRRRDIQIAYNKEHGIDPKPLIKKISDVNDMLAKEDVDTQTLLEGGYRNAGKAGNTHLSVPTLDEDEANKRHEEILKAGLPAQDLADLIRQLSEQMHTAAEQLQFELAARLRDEIRDLKKELRQMTEASK, encoded by the coding sequence ATGGGATTCAACATCGAACGCACGAACAAGCCGTTTGTGGTCAAATCGCCATATAAGCCAAGCGGCGACCAGCCGAAGGCCATCGAGGAACTTGCCACGCGCATCGAAAACGGTGAGAACGACGTGGTGCTCATGGGCGCCACCGGCACCGGCAAAACCGCCACCACCGCATGGCTGATCGAGCGGCTGCAACGCCCCACGCTCATCATCGAGCCCAACAAGACGCTCGCCGCACAGCTATGCGCCGAATTCCGCGAGCTCATGCCCGACAACGCGGTAAGCTATTTCGTCTCCTACTACGACTACTACCAGCCGGAAGCCTATATTCCCCAAACCGACACGTACATCGAAAAGGACTCCAACATCAACGACGATGTGGAGCGCCTGCGCCACGCCGCCACCGCAAACCTGCTGACGCGCCGCGACTGCGTGGTGGTGGCCACCGTCTCATGCATCTACGGTCTGGGCACGCCCGAGGAATACGCGGGGCGCATGCTGTTTCTGCATGAGGGCGATCAGATCGAGCGCGACGATCTGCTGCGCACATTCGTCGACATGCAGTACAAACGCAACGATATCGCCTTCACCCGCGGCATCTTCCGCGTACGTGGCGACACCGTCGAGATCATTCCCGTATACGAGGAACTGGCCATCCGCATCGAATTCTTCGGCGACGAGATCGACCGCATCTCCACGCTGCATCCGCTGACGGGCGACGTGATCGCCCACGAGAGCGAAGTGCATATTTTCCCCGCGTCGCATTATGTCGCGGGCCCGGAGCGCATGGCCCGTGCGCTGAAAAGCATCCGCGCCGAACTTGACGACCGTGTGGCCGAATTGAAGAAGCAGGGCAAGGATCTGGAAGCCCAGCGTCTTTCCATGCGCACCACATACGACTTGGAAATGCTTACCCAGGTAGGCGTGTGCTCGGGCGTCGAGAACTATTCGCGGCATTTCGACGGGCGTGCGCCGGGTACACCGCCGCACACTCTGCTTGATTTCTTCCCCGACGATTTTCTGCTGGTCATCGACGAATCGCATGTCACCGTGCCGCAGATCGGTGCGATGTATGAGGGCGATGCCAGCCGTAAGCGTACGTTGGTCGAACATGGGTTCCGTCTGCCGTCGGCAATGGACAACAGGCCGTTGAAATGGCCGGAATTCCAGCGACGTATCGGCCAGACCGTATATCTTTCCGCAACTCCGGGCGACTATGAGCTGGGACTCTCCGATGGCGTGGTTGAACAGATCATCCGCCCGACGGGCTTGGTCGATCCGAAGATCGAAGTGCGGCCCATCGAAGGGCAGATCGACGATCTGCTGGGGGAGATCAAGGCCCGCGTGGCACGCAACGAGCGTGCCCTGGTCACCACGCTCACCAAGAAGATGGCTGAGGATCTGACCGATTATCTGCTGGAACACGGCATTAAAGTGGAGTACCTGCATTCGGACGTGGACACACTGCGCCGCGTGGAACTGCTGCGCATGCTGCGCGAGGGCAAGATCGACGTGATCGTCGGCATCAACCTGTTGCGCGAGGGCCTTGACCTGCCCGAGGTTTCGCTGGTGGCGATTCTGGACGCCGACAAGGAGGGATTCCTGCGCTCGTACCGTTCGCTTATCCAGACCATCGGACGCGCCGCGCGAAATGTGGACGGCACCGTGCTCATGTACGCGGATAACATCACCGAGGCCATGCACGAGGCCATCGACGAGACGAATCGCCGACGCGATATCCAGATCGCCTACAACAAGGAGCATGGCATCGACCCGAAGCCGTTGATCAAGAAGATCAGCGATGTGAACGACATGCTCGCCAAGGAGGATGTGGATACGCAGACCTTGCTTGAGGGCGGCTATCGCAATGCGGGCAAGGCCGGCAACACGCATCTGAGCGTGCCGACCCTGGATGAGGACGAGGCGAACAAGCGTCACGAGGAGATCCTCAAGGCAGGTCTGCCCGCGCAGGATCTGGCCGATCTGATTCGACAGCTTTCGGAACAGATGCATACCGCCGCCGAACAGCTGCAGTTCGAGCTGGCTGCGCGGCTGCGCGACGAGATCCGCGATCTGAAGAAGGAACTGCGCCAGATGACCGAAGCCAGCAAATAG
- the coaE gene encoding dephospho-CoA kinase (Dephospho-CoA kinase (CoaE) performs the final step in coenzyme A biosynthesis.): MRIGLTGGIAAGKSTVSARLAELGACVIDYDMLARKVVEPGGAALPRIVETFGGQVLRADGTLDRAWLAEHVFGPFAEPGSRERLDSIEHPLIYREAERLEQTERASRPHAVIVHDIPLLAEVVDALPFRFDHIATVEAPEEARIERMVATRGMTRDQACDRIRHQASAAQRLAIADTIIDSTQPLEQMFEQVDRLYSQWNEEA; the protein is encoded by the coding sequence ATGAGAATTGGGTTGACGGGTGGCATCGCGGCAGGGAAGAGCACGGTCTCGGCACGACTGGCCGAACTGGGGGCGTGCGTGATCGACTATGATATGTTGGCCCGTAAGGTGGTCGAACCCGGCGGCGCCGCGCTACCGCGGATTGTCGAGACATTCGGCGGCCAGGTGCTGCGTGCGGACGGTACGTTGGACCGTGCGTGGCTTGCCGAGCATGTATTCGGCCCCTTCGCCGAACCCGGATCGCGCGAACGCCTGGACAGCATAGAGCATCCGTTGATCTACCGAGAGGCTGAGCGGTTGGAACAAACGGAGCGTGCGTCCCGGCCGCATGCGGTTATCGTGCACGATATTCCGCTACTAGCCGAAGTCGTTGACGCGCTTCCGTTCCGATTCGATCACATCGCTACCGTCGAGGCGCCGGAGGAGGCGCGCATCGAACGCATGGTCGCGACGCGTGGCATGACGCGAGACCAGGCATGCGACCGCATCCGCCACCAGGCCAGTGCTGCGCAGCGGCTTGCCATTGCCGACACGATCATCGATTCCACTCAGCCATTGGAACAAATGTTCGAACAGGTTGATAGGCTGTATAGTCAATGGAACGAGGAAGCGTAG
- the rpsA gene encoding 30S ribosomal protein S1 produces MAQNNNEVAKVAINDIGTEEDFIKAVDSTIKNFDDGDLVEGTVVKIDHDEVLLDIGYKTEGVIPSRELSIKKDVDPDEVVEVGDTVEALVVTKEDKEGRLILSKKRAQYERAWGDIEKIKEADGVVEGTVIEAVKGGLIVDIGLRGFLPASLVEMRRVRDLSPYIGQKIEAKILELDKNRNNVVLSRRQYLEETQSEVRETFLSQLKKGQIREGVVSSIVNFGAFVDLGGVDGLIHVSELSWKHIDHPSEVVKVGDKVTVEVLDVDLDRERISLSLKATQEDPWQRFARTHVPGQIVKGKVTKIVQFGVFISVEDGIEGLVHISELANRHVENPETVVKPGETVFVKVIDVDLDRRRISLSLKQANDSVDPASEDFDPALYGMPAEYDEEGNYKYPEGFDPNTNEWLAGYEKQREEWESQYAAAHDLWEEHKEFVANELEHAEESAAADGQAAKEEKVEEVSNYSSESTSNGTLADSDQLAALRDQLLGE; encoded by the coding sequence ATGGCACAGAACAATAACGAAGTCGCCAAGGTCGCCATCAACGATATCGGCACCGAAGAGGACTTCATCAAGGCAGTCGATTCCACCATCAAGAACTTTGATGATGGTGATCTGGTCGAAGGTACCGTCGTTAAGATCGATCACGACGAGGTGCTCCTGGATATCGGCTACAAGACCGAAGGTGTGATTCCTTCCCGCGAGCTTTCCATCAAGAAGGACGTGGATCCGGACGAGGTCGTCGAAGTTGGCGACACCGTCGAGGCCCTTGTCGTCACCAAGGAGGACAAGGAAGGCCGTCTGATTCTTTCCAAGAAGCGTGCACAGTACGAGCGCGCCTGGGGCGACATCGAGAAGATCAAGGAAGCCGATGGCGTTGTCGAAGGTACCGTCATCGAAGCTGTCAAGGGCGGCCTGATCGTGGACATCGGTCTGCGTGGCTTCCTGCCGGCATCCCTGGTCGAAATGCGTCGCGTGCGCGATCTGTCCCCGTACATCGGCCAGAAGATCGAAGCCAAGATCCTCGAGCTCGACAAGAACCGCAACAACGTTGTGCTGTCCCGTCGTCAGTACCTGGAAGAGACCCAGTCCGAAGTTCGCGAGACCTTCCTCTCCCAGCTCAAGAAGGGCCAGATCCGCGAAGGCGTCGTGTCCTCCATCGTCAACTTCGGCGCATTCGTCGATCTCGGTGGTGTTGACGGCCTGATCCACGTTTCCGAGCTTTCCTGGAAGCACATCGATCACCCGTCCGAGGTTGTCAAGGTCGGCGACAAGGTCACCGTCGAGGTGCTCGACGTCGATCTCGACCGTGAGCGCATCTCCCTGTCCCTGAAGGCGACTCAGGAGGATCCGTGGCAGCGCTTCGCTCGCACCCACGTTCCTGGCCAGATCGTCAAGGGCAAGGTCACCAAGATCGTCCAGTTCGGCGTGTTCATCTCCGTCGAAGACGGCATCGAGGGCCTGGTGCACATCTCCGAGCTCGCCAACCGTCACGTCGAGAACCCGGAGACCGTGGTCAAGCCGGGCGAGACCGTGTTCGTCAAGGTGATCGACGTCGATCTCGATCGTCGCCGCATCTCCCTGTCCCTCAAGCAGGCCAACGATTCCGTTGACCCGGCTTCCGAGGACTTCGATCCGGCTCTGTACGGCATGCCGGCAGAGTACGACGAAGAGGGCAACTACAAGTACCCCGAAGGCTTCGACCCGAACACCAACGAGTGGCTCGCCGGTTACGAGAAGCAGCGCGAAGAGTGGGAATCCCAGTACGCTGCCGCTCACGACCTGTGGGAAGAGCACAAGGAGTTCGTGGCCAACGAGCTCGAGCACGCGGAGGAGTCCGCTGCTGCCGACGGTCAGGCCGCCAAGGAAGAGAAGGTCGAAGAGGTGTCCAACTACTCCTCCGAGAGCACTTCCAACGGCACCCTCGCCGACTCCGACCAGCTTGCCGCCCTGCGCGACCAGCTGCTCGGCGAGTGA
- a CDS encoding bifunctional methylenetetrahydrofolate dehydrogenase/methenyltetrahydrofolate cyclohydrolase, giving the protein MSIKLDGKAVSARIKEDLRERVARLKEQGVVPGLGTLLVGSDPGSVKYVAGKHADCEEVGIRSIKRELPENATFEQIAQAVRELNDDPECTGFIVQMPLPKGVDSNAIIGMIDPAKDADGMHPYNLGELVLHVRGDVITPMPCTPRGIIELLKAYGIDLNGKEVCVLGRGITVGRTIGLLLASRGVNATVTLCHTGTKDVRDHMRRADVIVAAMGVAGFVKPEDVKEGAVLVDVGVSRVFDEEAGRYRIKGDIDKDCRERCGAYTPNPGGVGPMTRAMLLANVVEAAERGLPAGM; this is encoded by the coding sequence ATGTCCATAAAACTCGACGGCAAAGCCGTGTCCGCGCGGATTAAAGAGGACCTGCGCGAGCGGGTGGCGCGTTTGAAGGAACAGGGTGTGGTGCCTGGCTTGGGAACATTGCTGGTGGGCAGCGATCCCGGGTCGGTCAAATATGTTGCCGGAAAGCATGCCGACTGTGAAGAGGTGGGCATTCGCTCCATCAAGCGCGAGCTGCCGGAGAACGCGACCTTCGAACAGATCGCGCAGGCCGTGAGGGAACTGAACGACGATCCGGAGTGCACGGGATTCATCGTGCAGATGCCCCTGCCGAAGGGCGTCGACTCCAATGCGATCATCGGTATGATCGACCCCGCTAAGGATGCGGACGGCATGCATCCGTACAATCTGGGTGAGCTGGTGCTGCATGTGCGTGGCGACGTGATTACGCCGATGCCGTGTACGCCGCGAGGCATCATCGAGTTGCTGAAGGCGTACGGCATCGATTTGAACGGCAAGGAGGTGTGCGTGCTTGGCCGTGGCATCACCGTTGGGCGTACGATCGGCCTGCTGCTGGCTAGTCGCGGTGTGAACGCCACGGTGACGTTGTGCCATACCGGCACCAAGGACGTGCGCGACCATATGCGCAGGGCGGACGTGATCGTAGCGGCCATGGGTGTTGCCGGGTTCGTCAAGCCGGAAGATGTGAAGGAGGGCGCCGTGCTGGTCGATGTGGGTGTAAGCCGCGTGTTCGACGAGGAGGCCGGCCGCTACCGCATCAAGGGCGACATCGACAAGGACTGCCGGGAAAGGTGCGGCGCATATACGCCGAATCCGGGTGGTGTGGGGCCGATGACGCGAGCCATGCTGCTGGCTAATGTCGTGGAGGCCGCCGAACGCGGATTGCCTGCGGGGATGTAG
- a CDS encoding metal ABC transporter solute-binding protein, Zn/Mn family, with the protein MRTNRALGRCVAVLLASAMMLASAACGIGGRKAGGDAQSKVVAKTGVINVVASVGQWGSLAAQIGGKDVKVTSILTSTGVDAHDFEPKTSDLTALGKAEVVVANGVDYDSWATKSLSHEATVVSAGQTVGATKGDNPHLWFSKDARSGMAKELAAVFSKVRPAKKAYFKKRLQQWQRQEKQLDASMQKFAQGHAKTTYAATESVAYYLMSDLGVKDVTPQSYVQAVMNGGEVAPADLQEFQELLEARKADVLVNNPQESSQMTNLLTGTANKSEVPVVDVTEQMPKQYDSLTDWVAALVDSITTAIDPEYGCTSDGDDADGEDSGEAQDSQDGQSEQSEQSDKTDASADAKDSDTSTKQKKYTTGDGDDASQSGNTKSGTEN; encoded by the coding sequence ATGCGAACGAATCGTGCATTGGGTAGATGCGTTGCTGTTTTGCTTGCTTCGGCGATGATGCTGGCGAGTGCTGCGTGCGGTATTGGCGGTCGTAAGGCCGGGGGTGACGCCCAGTCTAAGGTTGTGGCGAAGACCGGTGTGATCAACGTGGTGGCTTCGGTTGGCCAGTGGGGTTCGTTAGCTGCGCAGATTGGTGGCAAGGATGTGAAGGTGACGTCGATTTTGACGTCTACTGGTGTGGATGCTCATGATTTCGAGCCGAAGACCTCTGATTTGACGGCGCTGGGCAAGGCGGAGGTTGTGGTGGCCAATGGCGTGGATTATGATTCGTGGGCTACGAAGTCATTGTCACACGAGGCGACGGTGGTTTCGGCCGGGCAGACTGTGGGGGCCACGAAGGGCGATAATCCGCATCTGTGGTTTTCGAAGGATGCGCGTTCGGGTATGGCCAAGGAGTTGGCTGCCGTGTTTTCGAAGGTGCGACCGGCGAAGAAGGCGTATTTCAAGAAGCGTTTGCAACAGTGGCAGCGTCAGGAGAAGCAGCTTGATGCGTCGATGCAGAAGTTTGCGCAGGGGCATGCGAAGACTACGTATGCGGCGACTGAATCGGTGGCGTATTATCTGATGTCCGATTTGGGTGTGAAGGATGTGACGCCGCAGAGTTATGTGCAGGCGGTGATGAACGGCGGCGAGGTGGCGCCGGCCGATCTTCAGGAGTTCCAGGAACTGTTGGAGGCGCGGAAGGCGGATGTGCTGGTGAATAATCCGCAGGAGTCGTCGCAGATGACGAACCTGTTGACGGGTACGGCGAATAAGTCCGAGGTCCCGGTGGTCGATGTGACCGAACAGATGCCGAAGCAGTATGATTCGTTGACCGATTGGGTTGCGGCGTTGGTGGATTCGATTACCACCGCGATCGATCCCGAGTATGGGTGTACGTCGGATGGCGATGATGCGGACGGCGAGGATTCTGGTGAAGCCCAGGATTCGCAGGATGGGCAGTCCGAACAATCAGAGCAATCCGATAAGACGGATGCGAGCGCCGATGCGAAGGATTCGGATACGTCCACCAAGCAGAAGAAGTACACTACTGGCGACGGCGATGACGCTTCCCAGTCCGGCAACACGAAATCCGGAACCGAGAACTAG
- a CDS encoding ABC transporter ATP-binding protein: MHNQPSYAIELNDAAVRRGERAIWQHGTFAIPTGSVTAIVGTNGAGKTTMMKVELGLLPLSHGSATVLGAPAGQANASIGYVPQNYAADIESNLTAEQSVLLGLNGTRFGLHPTTRTQRAKAYQAMEFVGIADKAKYRLSELSGGLRQRVAIAQAIVCDPKLLMLDEPLANLDLASQRSVVHLLNQLNRDLGMTIQVVAHDLNMLLPILTGAVYLLDGHPHYADMRQVLDSDLLTHLYGTNVQVVTTPQGDMFVTPTADEPADAVQDMHTADELARMHRYSSH; this comes from the coding sequence GTGCATAACCAGCCCAGTTACGCCATCGAACTGAACGACGCCGCAGTCAGACGCGGCGAACGCGCCATCTGGCAGCATGGCACCTTCGCCATCCCCACCGGCTCGGTGACCGCAATTGTCGGCACGAACGGCGCAGGCAAGACCACCATGATGAAAGTCGAGCTCGGTCTGCTGCCGTTAAGCCATGGCAGCGCCACCGTCCTCGGCGCTCCGGCAGGCCAGGCCAACGCTTCCATCGGCTATGTGCCGCAGAACTATGCCGCCGACATCGAATCGAACCTCACCGCTGAGCAGTCAGTGCTGTTGGGACTCAACGGCACCCGGTTCGGCCTGCACCCCACCACGCGCACCCAACGCGCCAAGGCCTATCAGGCCATGGAGTTCGTCGGCATCGCAGACAAGGCGAAATACCGCTTGTCCGAGCTTTCCGGAGGCCTGCGCCAGCGTGTGGCCATCGCACAGGCCATCGTCTGCGACCCGAAGCTGCTCATGCTTGACGAGCCGCTTGCCAACCTCGATCTTGCCTCGCAACGTTCCGTAGTGCATCTGCTCAACCAGCTCAACCGCGATCTCGGCATGACCATCCAGGTAGTGGCGCATGATCTCAACATGCTGCTGCCGATTCTGACCGGCGCGGTGTATCTGCTCGACGGGCATCCGCATTACGCGGATATGCGCCAAGTGCTCGACTCCGACCTGCTCACCCACTTGTACGGCACCAACGTGCAGGTGGTCACCACGCCTCAGGGCGATATGTTCGTCACGCCCACGGCGGACGAGCCTGCCGACGCCGTCCAAGACATGCACACCGCCGACGAGCTTGCACGCATGCATAGGTATTCCTCACACTGA
- a CDS encoding metal ABC transporter permease, which translates to MTNIDFSFDPNWMETLTTPFMTNAFIAGLCIAFAAGVMGYFTIARHSTFAAHALAHIGLPGATGAVLLGLPVSLGLGAFALGGALVIGALGKRVSEREIATGTVLAFATGLGLFFARLSSSASSQMQSILFGSILTITTGQIVGFAIFDVLLLVVLAVIYRPLLFSSLDEQVAQAKGVPIGMMNIAFMAIMAGVITIAVPAVGTLLIFALVITPAATANILTGTPFKSMVVSGLLCLAAIWGGLMVSAMFPAPPSFVIVTLSTLFWALAKGIEAVRRK; encoded by the coding sequence ATGACCAACATCGATTTCAGCTTCGACCCAAACTGGATGGAGACGCTCACCACCCCGTTCATGACGAACGCCTTCATCGCAGGACTATGCATCGCGTTCGCGGCCGGAGTGATGGGTTATTTCACCATTGCACGCCATTCCACGTTCGCCGCGCACGCCTTGGCGCATATCGGTTTGCCGGGCGCGACCGGAGCCGTACTGCTCGGACTGCCGGTTTCGCTCGGCCTAGGTGCATTCGCGTTGGGCGGCGCACTGGTGATCGGCGCGCTGGGCAAACGCGTATCGGAACGTGAAATCGCCACGGGAACGGTTCTGGCGTTCGCCACCGGCCTGGGCCTGTTCTTCGCAAGACTGTCGTCATCGGCGTCATCGCAGATGCAATCGATTCTGTTCGGTTCGATTCTGACGATTACCACCGGGCAGATCGTCGGTTTCGCGATCTTCGACGTGCTGCTGCTTGTAGTGCTTGCCGTAATCTACCGTCCGCTGCTGTTCAGCTCGCTGGACGAGCAGGTGGCGCAGGCCAAGGGCGTGCCGATTGGCATGATGAACATCGCGTTCATGGCCATCATGGCTGGCGTGATCACCATCGCGGTACCGGCCGTGGGCACGCTGCTCATCTTCGCGTTGGTGATTACGCCGGCGGCTACGGCGAACATCCTCACCGGCACGCCGTTCAAATCTATGGTGGTGTCGGGGCTGCTGTGCTTGGCCGCCATCTGGGGAGGCCTTATGGTCTCGGCGATGTTCCCCGCTCCCCCAAGCTTCGTCATCGTCACGCTGTCCACCCTGTTCTGGGCGCTTGCCAAGGGCATCGAAGCCGTTCGCCGTAAGTAG
- the ispF gene encoding 2-C-methyl-D-erythritol 2,4-cyclodiphosphate synthase — translation MTMRIGQGFDAHRFMGTDGTEPHMERELWLAGVRWDVEGLAIEGDSDGDVAVHALIDAFLAAAGLGDIGSLFGVGKTSRGAGMHGADMLRDTVEHLRSHGYTPQSASVVIIGNRPKIGPRREQAASVLSRIAGCPISVTATTTDHMGFTGRGEGVAAIANALVDA, via the coding sequence ATGACCATGCGCATAGGTCAAGGGTTCGATGCCCATCGCTTTATGGGAACGGATGGTACGGAGCCGCATATGGAACGCGAACTGTGGCTCGCCGGTGTGCGATGGGATGTTGAAGGTCTTGCCATTGAAGGCGACTCCGACGGCGATGTGGCCGTACATGCGCTGATCGACGCGTTTCTTGCCGCTGCCGGACTAGGGGATATCGGCTCGCTGTTCGGTGTGGGGAAGACATCACGGGGAGCCGGAATGCATGGTGCGGACATGTTGCGCGACACCGTCGAGCATCTGCGCTCCCACGGGTATACGCCTCAATCCGCGTCCGTCGTGATCATCGGCAACAGGCCGAAGATCGGCCCTCGCCGCGAGCAGGCCGCAAGCGTGTTGTCCCGAATTGCAGGCTGCCCGATATCCGTGACCGCAACCACCACCGATCACATGGGATTTACCGGGCGTGGGGAAGGCGTCGCCGCCATTGCCAACGCGCTGGTAGATGCCTGA
- a CDS encoding CarD family transcriptional regulator, whose protein sequence is MGYKVGDMVVYPRHGAARVEAITERTVRGVTREYLELSVLSADGLVINVPVDNAKKVGVRDIVDANEVAKVFEILRTPIIEKEMNWSRRYKLNVEKIATGDVNNIAEVVRDLAQRDVDEHGLSAGEKRMLTKARSILTSEIALSEKIEESEAQRLLDVNLGYSPAKPGDEKHHTQEPEEAAKDTLARVEASKKSKKK, encoded by the coding sequence ATGGGATACAAGGTCGGCGATATGGTCGTCTATCCGCGTCATGGCGCGGCAAGGGTTGAGGCCATTACCGAGCGGACGGTGCGAGGGGTGACCCGCGAATATCTGGAGCTTTCGGTGCTTTCAGCCGATGGCCTGGTTATTAATGTTCCGGTGGATAACGCCAAGAAGGTCGGCGTCCGTGACATTGTTGACGCCAACGAGGTGGCCAAGGTGTTCGAGATTCTTCGTACGCCGATCATCGAGAAGGAAATGAATTGGTCCAGGCGTTACAAGCTGAACGTCGAGAAGATTGCCACCGGCGACGTGAACAACATCGCCGAAGTGGTGCGCGACCTGGCTCAGCGCGACGTGGACGAGCATGGACTGTCGGCCGGCGAGAAGCGCATGCTCACCAAGGCCCGTTCGATTCTCACCTCGGAAATCGCTCTCAGCGAAAAGATCGAAGAGAGCGAAGCGCAGCGTCTGCTTGACGTGAATCTGGGGTACAGCCCCGCCAAGCCCGGCGATGAGAAGCATCACACCCAGGAGCCGGAAGAAGCCGCCAAAGACACTTTGGCTCGTGTGGAGGCTTCGAAGAAGTCGAAGAAGAAGTGA